The genomic segment TTGCCAATAATACAACCATTACCAATCACGCAGTCGTGTGCAATGTGCATATTTTCCATGAGAAGGTTGCCAGAACCGACGACTGTCTTACCACGTGAGGCAGTACCTCTACTAATTGTTACATTCTCACGAATGGAGTTATTATCGCCAATCTCGCAGGTTGTCTCTTCGCCTTTGTACTTTAAGTCCTGAGGCTTGGTTGAGATAGATGCGCCTGGGAAAAATTCGTTGCCATTGCCAATACGAGCTCCTGTGTGAAGGGTGACGCTGTTGAATAGGTGATTGTTGTCACCCATTACCACGTTCTTGTCAATCACGCAAAATGGACCAATAATATTATTATCGCCCAATTTGGCCTCTGGATCTACAACAGCTAAAGGATGAATTTGATTCATAGTATCTTATTTGTTCTTTACAATTTGTGCAGTGAAGGTGGCCTCCGACACGACA from the Prevotella sp. E15-22 genome contains:
- the lpxA gene encoding acyl-ACP--UDP-N-acetylglucosamine O-acyltransferase, translating into MNQIHPLAVVDPEAKLGDNNIIGPFCVIDKNVVMGDNNHLFNSVTLHTGARIGNGNEFFPGASISTKPQDLKYKGEETTCEIGDNNSIRENVTISRGTASRGKTVVGSGNLLMENMHIAHDCVIGNGCIIGNSTKFAGEVEVDDFAIISAEVLFHQFTHIGSYVMIQGGSRCSMDIPPYIIAGKEPIRYAGVNLIGLRRRGFSNETIDTIHDTFRTIYAKGIIKDGIAEARSKYPESKEVEYICSFFENSKRGVIR